The DNA sequence TCACCCTTGCCCCAAAGCCCATCACCAGTGTGCTCAACCAAGGGGAATTTAATCAGCAGGCCTACCTGCTCTCGAAGCACATCATAGGCAAGGGCAGGGTCATTGCGGCCAAGCGCCTGTTACCACCACAGGGCATGCGGGCCAAACTACTGACAAAGTTGCGCCAGGATCTGGCCTCACTGGCCAATGGCGATTTGATGCTGGCGCTCATGCTGGGCGATAAACAGCAGATAAGCGATGCACATTGGCAGGGCCTGAGGCAAAGCGGAACAGGGCATCTGGTGACCATCTCTGGGCTGCATCTGTCTGTGCTGGCAATCTGGGTGATGGGGCTGGGGGGCTATCTGTTAGGGCGACTCACTCCTCGTCTGGGACTCGGTAATCGTCAGGCCATCGCCCTGGTGGCGCTGATTTGCTGTGGTCTCTATGCCTTTCTCGCCGGACTTGGGCTGCCGACCCAGCGGGCGCTCATCATGCTGGTGATGGTGATCCTGCTTGGTCTAATCCGCCGTTACGCATCGCCCTTCGAGCGGCTGTTATGGGCACTTTTCATTGTACTGCTGTTGGACCCTTTAAGTATTCTCGGCGCCGGGCTTTGGCTCTCTTTTGGTGCGCTCGCCATCATTCTCTGGTTTACGCAATCATGGCCTGCGCCTGATGAGCGTCTATCAAGCTGGCAACGGCTGAAATGGCGTCTTAAGCAGATGTGGCAGATCCAGTGGCGCCTGAGTCTATCGCTTGGCTTGCTGCAAGGGCTATTGTTTGGCGGCTTTGCGCCCTACGCGTTGATATTTAACCTTATCTTCGTGCCTTGGTTTAGTCTGGTGGTGATCCCCCTAAGTTTCATGGCGCTGATAACCTGGATAATCGGCATTTATCTTGGCGTGTCCGTTAGCCTGCCGCTTTATCTGTTGGATCTTGCCATTTCACCCATGACTCTTGCGTTCGATTGGCTAGGGGAGCTGCCGCTTCACTGGCTGCCAGCCTCGATGCAGCTGGTCTCAGCTTTGGTGTTTGGCCTGCTTGGGCTTATCCTTTGGCGACTCGCCTCCGGCGCCTGGCGTTGGATGATCCCTGTGTTGTTCATGCCCCTGTGTCTCTGGTTTTTACCACAGAGATTGACGGACCCTAAAAGCTGGCAGGTGCACCTGCTTGATGTCGGGCAGGGGCTCAGCCTGGTGGTTGAGAAACAGGGGCGGGCACTGATCTATGATACAGGCGCGGCGTTTGGTGAGCACTTTAGTTATGCAGATAGGGTCATAGTGCCCTTCTTGCATTACCGTGGCATAGGTGAGCTGGACTATCTGGTGCTCAGCCATAGTGACAATGACCATGCCGGCGGCGCCGATTATCTGTTAGGTCGCTACCCTAAAGTGAAATTGGTGACAGATCTCAGCTATCCCGGCGCCATCGACTGTCGTCCTAAAAGCCTCAACTGGCAGGGGTTAAGACTTGAGATTTTGGGGCCGCGCGAGCCGCAGCCCGGCAATAATGGCTCCTGTGTCGTGCGGATAAGCGACGGCAGGCGAAGTGTGCTCATCCCTGGGGATATCGAGAGTGAGGGTGAGCAGTCACTCCTGACCCAGAGCGCCGAGGTTGGCAGCACTGTCCTAATCGCGGCCCATCACGGCAGTAACACCTCATCGAGCGGGGCCTTTATTCGGGCAAGCGCGCCCGGTATCGTGCTCTACGCCGCCGGTTTCAACAATCGCTATGGTTTTCCCAAGGCTGAGGTGGTGAGGCGTTTTCGCGACCAAAAGGCGCTTCAGTACAGCACGGGCGATAACGGTCAGCTGAGTTTAAAACTGGACGAGCAGGGCATTACCGTACTGGGTTATCGCCGGGATCTGGCGCCATTTTGGTACAATCAACGCTTTGAATTTGGTGAGTTTGGCAATCCAGAGTAGAATACGCTTTTTGCACCTACGATAGAATCCTGAATGACAAATTCTTCGAAAAGTGAAGTTGGCAGCGTTTTTCTCAGACTGCTCACTTATCTTGTCCCGCTCAAAGGGGTGTTATTTTTGTCTGTGTTTGGCCTAGTGCTTTACGGCTTGGTGGACGCAACCTTTATTTATTCAATTAAACCTTTTATTGATCAAGGTTTTGCCAGCAATGTGCCGACCACGCCTGGCTTGGTTGAAGGAGTCGACCTTGGCATGGGCGGCGGCTTTAACTCCGACAGCGACGTGCTCAAAACTGCACCTTTCGTGGTGATTGGCCTGTTTACCCTGAGGGGCCTGGCTAACTTTCTCTCCACCTATGGGATCTCTTACATCAGTGCGCGCATGATCATGGATATGCGTCAGCAGGTGTTTGAGCATTACCTGAGATTGCCAGTGAGCTATATCGACGCCGAAAGCAGCGGTAACTTGATCTCCCGGGTGACCTTC is a window from the Shewanella loihica PV-4 genome containing:
- a CDS encoding DNA internalization-related competence protein ComEC/Rec2, producing MFGYCATLISALLWPTLPTFPLACAVLVIAVIMLKWSKLLAGSLLAIAWMSLFCHQLLVFTSDKSSEPPSVRGEIISLVYRNGDWINADIRILADHPFHFPDKYLRLRWQSEQKVAIGEVWQFTLAPKPITSVLNQGEFNQQAYLLSKHIIGKGRVIAAKRLLPPQGMRAKLLTKLRQDLASLANGDLMLALMLGDKQQISDAHWQGLRQSGTGHLVTISGLHLSVLAIWVMGLGGYLLGRLTPRLGLGNRQAIALVALICCGLYAFLAGLGLPTQRALIMLVMVILLGLIRRYASPFERLLWALFIVLLLDPLSILGAGLWLSFGALAIILWFTQSWPAPDERLSSWQRLKWRLKQMWQIQWRLSLSLGLLQGLLFGGFAPYALIFNLIFVPWFSLVVIPLSFMALITWIIGIYLGVSVSLPLYLLDLAISPMTLAFDWLGELPLHWLPASMQLVSALVFGLLGLILWRLASGAWRWMIPVLFMPLCLWFLPQRLTDPKSWQVHLLDVGQGLSLVVEKQGRALIYDTGAAFGEHFSYADRVIVPFLHYRGIGELDYLVLSHSDNDHAGGADYLLGRYPKVKLVTDLSYPGAIDCRPKSLNWQGLRLEILGPREPQPGNNGSCVVRISDGRRSVLIPGDIESEGEQSLLTQSAEVGSTVLIAAHHGSNTSSSGAFIRASAPGIVLYAAGFNNRYGFPKAEVVRRFRDQKALQYSTGDNGQLSLKLDEQGITVLGYRRDLAPFWYNQRFEFGEFGNPE